The following proteins are encoded in a genomic region of Xenopus laevis strain J_2021 chromosome 3L, Xenopus_laevis_v10.1, whole genome shotgun sequence:
- the panx2.L gene encoding pannexin-2 isoform X1, which translates to MQHIIDNHPDMATALLAGEKLKELILPGQQDDRAGSLAALLVQLKLELPFDRVVTIGTVLIPILLVTLVFTKNFAEEPIYCYTPQNFTRDQALYARGYCWTELKDALPGVDINQWPSLFEHKFLPYALLAFAGIMYIPALGWEFLASTRLTSELNFLLQEIDNCYHRAAEGRAPKIEKQIQSKGPSITEREKREIIENAEKEKSPEQNLFEKYLERRGRSNILAKLYLARHLLIIFLSIIPITYLSTYYATQKQNEFICALGEPPHKTINSKLLIRMNCKLPAVQLQRIIASVDIFLLSFMNLIILVNLIHLFIVRKSNFIFDKLNKVGIKTKKQLQKSQFCDINILAMFCNENRDHIKSLNRLDFITNESDLMYDNVVRQLLAALAQSNYDATPTMRDSGIQTVDPNTDPADIDVNEQLVVKRPRKKMKWIPSSNPLPQPFKEQLAIIKIENSKPEKLKPVRRKTATESLIAPFLEASAKCSSQTMSPKADISIMGDKKHSRHFSLDVHPYVLNNKKPMSETQESAPIAMSESQESGFLNHEERITDSVTSTKDMPKLTADTEKENQPLTESCRDVSVSGLFLTCGNRTSAAVTTSSVTLGQVQTWHGKCMFDDQVNHCCAAMCPCFVSKESVFLLKFKFYINLFKSISSLNKRTKVEFIFILYFFNTKQSCIVILEIYFPFMEGGA; encoded by the exons ATGCAACATATCATTGATAACCATCCAGACATGGCTACTGCTTTGCTGGCTGGAGAGAAACTCAAGGAACTGATATTGCCTGGGCAGCAAGATGACAGAGCTGGCTCTTTGGCAGCTCTTTTGGTGCAGCTTAAGCTTGAACTTCCCTTTGACAGAGTGGTGACCATTGGCACCGTCCTTATACCTATACTCCTCGTTACCTTAGTCTTCACAAAGAACTTTGCTG AGGAGCCTATATACTGTTACACACCTCAAAACTTCACCCGCGATCAAGCCTTGTATGCAAGAGGATATTGCTGGACAGAGCTTAAAGATGCCCTACCAGGAGTGGATATTAATCAATGGCCTTCATTATTTGAACACAAGTTTCTGCCCTATGCTCTTCTAGCTTTTGCAGGAATAATGTACATACCTGCATTGGGTTGGGAGTTTCTTGCCTCAACAAGGTTGACTTCAGAACTGAACTTTCTTCTTCAAGAGATTGACAACTGCTATCACCGGGCAGCAGAGGGACGTGCACCCAAAATTGAGAAGCAAATTCAGTCAAAGGGTCCAAGTATTACTGAACGAGAGAAACGAGAGATTATAGAAaatgcagaaaaggaaaaaagccCCGAACAAAATCTTTTTGAAAAGTACTTGGAAAGAAGAGGTCGGAGTAACATCTTAGCCAAGTTATATTTAGCCAGGCATTTgctcattatttttttaagcattatACCAATAACATATCTAAGCACTTATTATGCAACCCAAAAACAGAATGAATTCATATGTGCACTTGGAGAGCCCCCTCATAAAACCATAAACTCAAAGTTGCTCATAAGAATGAACTGTAAACTGCCAGCTGTTCAGCTCCAAAGAATTATTGCTTCAGTGGATATATTTCTTCTTAGTTTCATGAATCTAATCATCCTTGTCAATTTAATCCATCTTTTCATTGTACGAAAGTCCAACTTCATATTTGATAAACTTAACAAAGTTGGCATTAAGACCAAGAAACAGTTGCAAAAGTCACAGTTCTGTGATATTAATATTCTTGCTATGTTTTGCAATGAAAATCGGGACCACATCAAATCCTTGAATCGACTGGACTTCATCACAAATGAGAGTGATCTGATGTATGACAATGTGGTTCGTCAACTGCTGGCGGCTCTGGCACAGTCAAACTACGATGCCACACCCACCATGCGTGATTCAGGAATTCAGACTGTTGACCCTAACACAGATCCAGCTGACATTGATGTCAATGAACAGCTTGTTGTCAAACGACCAAGGAAGAAAATGAAGTGGATTCCAAGTAGCAACCCTCTTCCTCAACCCTTTAAGGAACAGTTAGCAATCATAAAAATTGAAAACAGCAAACCTGAAAAGCTTAAACCTGTGAGAAGGAAAACTGCTACAGAGAGCTTAATAGCCCCTTTTTTAGAAGCTTCTGCCAAATGCTCCTCTCAGACAATGTCTCCTAAAGCTGATATAAGCATTATGGGTGATAAGAAGCATTCTCGTCACTTCTCCTTAGATGTTCATCCATATGTCCTTAACAATAAAAAACCCATGTCAGAGACACAGGAAAGTGCTCCAATTGCCATGTCTGAAAGCCAAGAGAGTGGCTTCCTGAACCATGAAGAAAGAATAACCGATTCTGTAACATCTACAAAAG ATATGCCAAAACTAACTGCGGACACAGAAAAAGAGAATCAGCCATTAACTGAGAGTTGTAGAGATGTATCTGTTTCTGGGTTGTTCCTTACTTGTGGCAACAGGACCTCTGCAGCAGTGACTACATCGAGTGTAACGCTCGGCCAG GTACAGACATGGCACGGGAAATGTATGTTTGATGATCAAGTAAATCATTGCTGCGCAGCAATGTGTCCATGCTTTGTGAGCAAGGAGTCTGTTTTCCTCCTCAAGTTTAAGTTTTACATcaacctgtttaaaagcataaGCTCACTGAATAAAAGAACAAAAGTagagtttatttttatattgtatttttttaataccaaACAGTCATGTATCGTTATACTAGAGATATATTTTCCATTCATGGAAGGTGGTGCTTAG
- the panx2.L gene encoding pannexin-2 isoform X2, with translation MQHIIDNHPDMATALLAGEKLKELILPGQQDDRAGSLAALLVQLKLELPFDRVVTIGTVLIPILLVTLVFTKNFAEEPIYCYTPQNFTRDQALYARGYCWTELKDALPGVDINQWPSLFEHKFLPYALLAFAGIMYIPALGWEFLASTRLTSELNFLLQEIDNCYHRAAEGRAPKIEKQIQSKGPSITEREKREIIENAEKEKSPEQNLFEKYLERRGRSNILAKLYLARHLLIIFLSIIPITYLSTYYATQKQNEFICALGEPPHKTINSKLLIRMNCKLPAVQLQRIIASVDIFLLSFMNLIILVNLIHLFIVRKSNFIFDKLNKVGIKTKKQLQKSQFCDINILAMFCNENRDHIKSLNRLDFITNESDLMYDNVVRQLLAALAQSNYDATPTMRDSGIQTVDPNTDPADIDVNEQLVVKRPRKKMKWIPSSNPLPQPFKEQLAIIKIENSKPEKLKPVRRKTATESLIAPFLEASAKCSSQTMSPKADISIMGDKKHSRHFSLDVHPYVLNNKKPMSETQESAPIAMSESQESGFLNHEERITDSVTSTKDMPKLTADTEKENQPLTESCRDVSVSGLFLTCGNRTSAAVTTSSVTLGQVKPEPMSVFNRNPTHPLLHISTLYEDREEHVTTLIDRGHSSPDPGEIISVIPPKQVMLASFEEPRTIIATLDY, from the exons ATGCAACATATCATTGATAACCATCCAGACATGGCTACTGCTTTGCTGGCTGGAGAGAAACTCAAGGAACTGATATTGCCTGGGCAGCAAGATGACAGAGCTGGCTCTTTGGCAGCTCTTTTGGTGCAGCTTAAGCTTGAACTTCCCTTTGACAGAGTGGTGACCATTGGCACCGTCCTTATACCTATACTCCTCGTTACCTTAGTCTTCACAAAGAACTTTGCTG AGGAGCCTATATACTGTTACACACCTCAAAACTTCACCCGCGATCAAGCCTTGTATGCAAGAGGATATTGCTGGACAGAGCTTAAAGATGCCCTACCAGGAGTGGATATTAATCAATGGCCTTCATTATTTGAACACAAGTTTCTGCCCTATGCTCTTCTAGCTTTTGCAGGAATAATGTACATACCTGCATTGGGTTGGGAGTTTCTTGCCTCAACAAGGTTGACTTCAGAACTGAACTTTCTTCTTCAAGAGATTGACAACTGCTATCACCGGGCAGCAGAGGGACGTGCACCCAAAATTGAGAAGCAAATTCAGTCAAAGGGTCCAAGTATTACTGAACGAGAGAAACGAGAGATTATAGAAaatgcagaaaaggaaaaaagccCCGAACAAAATCTTTTTGAAAAGTACTTGGAAAGAAGAGGTCGGAGTAACATCTTAGCCAAGTTATATTTAGCCAGGCATTTgctcattatttttttaagcattatACCAATAACATATCTAAGCACTTATTATGCAACCCAAAAACAGAATGAATTCATATGTGCACTTGGAGAGCCCCCTCATAAAACCATAAACTCAAAGTTGCTCATAAGAATGAACTGTAAACTGCCAGCTGTTCAGCTCCAAAGAATTATTGCTTCAGTGGATATATTTCTTCTTAGTTTCATGAATCTAATCATCCTTGTCAATTTAATCCATCTTTTCATTGTACGAAAGTCCAACTTCATATTTGATAAACTTAACAAAGTTGGCATTAAGACCAAGAAACAGTTGCAAAAGTCACAGTTCTGTGATATTAATATTCTTGCTATGTTTTGCAATGAAAATCGGGACCACATCAAATCCTTGAATCGACTGGACTTCATCACAAATGAGAGTGATCTGATGTATGACAATGTGGTTCGTCAACTGCTGGCGGCTCTGGCACAGTCAAACTACGATGCCACACCCACCATGCGTGATTCAGGAATTCAGACTGTTGACCCTAACACAGATCCAGCTGACATTGATGTCAATGAACAGCTTGTTGTCAAACGACCAAGGAAGAAAATGAAGTGGATTCCAAGTAGCAACCCTCTTCCTCAACCCTTTAAGGAACAGTTAGCAATCATAAAAATTGAAAACAGCAAACCTGAAAAGCTTAAACCTGTGAGAAGGAAAACTGCTACAGAGAGCTTAATAGCCCCTTTTTTAGAAGCTTCTGCCAAATGCTCCTCTCAGACAATGTCTCCTAAAGCTGATATAAGCATTATGGGTGATAAGAAGCATTCTCGTCACTTCTCCTTAGATGTTCATCCATATGTCCTTAACAATAAAAAACCCATGTCAGAGACACAGGAAAGTGCTCCAATTGCCATGTCTGAAAGCCAAGAGAGTGGCTTCCTGAACCATGAAGAAAGAATAACCGATTCTGTAACATCTACAAAAG ATATGCCAAAACTAACTGCGGACACAGAAAAAGAGAATCAGCCATTAACTGAGAGTTGTAGAGATGTATCTGTTTCTGGGTTGTTCCTTACTTGTGGCAACAGGACCTCTGCAGCAGTGACTACATCGAGTGTAACGCTCGGCCAGGTGAAACCAGAACCAATGAGTGTGTTTAATCGTAACCCCACTCACCCTCTGCTTCACATTAGCACTTTATATGAGGACAGGGAGGAACATGTCACTACCCTGATAGATCGAGGTCACTCTTCCCCAGATCCTGGGGAAATAATTTCTGTGATTCCACCAAAGCAGGTCATGTTGGCTTCTTTTGAGGAGCCTAGGACCATAATAGCTACTTTGGATTACTGA